The following coding sequences are from one Diabrotica virgifera virgifera chromosome 2, PGI_DIABVI_V3a window:
- the LOC114332115 gene encoding chromobox protein homolog 1, whose amino-acid sequence MVKTRGKEDNPEVVVPVPTDTPAGTTEEFSVEKILDKRTRNGKIEYLLKWKGYNEEDNTWEPEENLDCPDLIAAYEAQFELASTVDDPEKSKRKNITEDNRARGFDRGLEPHRIVGATDASGELMFLMMWKNCKEADLVPANQVNARCPEIVISYYENKKQWYSKSAVIELD is encoded by the exons ATGGTTAAAA CTAGAGGTAAAGAAGATAATCCAGAGGTAGTGGTACCTGTGCCGACTGACACTCCTGCTGGGACCACAGAAGAATTTTCAGTTGAAAAAATTTTAGATAAAAGAACAAGAAATGGCAAAATTGAATATTTGTTGAAATGGAAGGGATATAATGA gGAAGACAACACTTGGGAGCCAGAAGAAAACCTTGACTGTCCAGACTTAATAGCAGCCTATGAAGCTCAGTTTGAACTGGCAAGCACGGTAGATGATccagaaaaatcaaaacgaaaGAATATCACTGAAGACAACAGAGCAAGAGGTTTTGATAGAGGACTTGAACCCCATAGGATTGTGGGAGCGACAGATGCAAGTGGTGAACTTATGTTCTTAATGATGTGGAAAAATTGCAAGGAAGCTGATCTAGTTCCAGCCAATCAAGTGAATGCCAGATGTCCAGAAATCGTCATTAGTTATTATGAAAATAAGAAGCAATGGTACAGCAAGAGTGCTGTCATTGAATTAGAttag